In Colletotrichum higginsianum IMI 349063 chromosome 1, whole genome shotgun sequence, the DNA window CACGACCGAGTTAGAAACGAACAAGAGGCCAAacagggggggggctggGGGAGGTGACGTTGTCAAGATGTagcttcgtcatcgtcgtgaTGTACGATGTACGATGTACGACGTAGATGACACGGACAAAACAACTCACACATCATGTGGACCTTGACTCCGTTGTCGAGGAGGTATCCAATCGACTCGCCGAACCCGCCCAGGATCATATCTGTAAACTGTCTAAGCACAAACGTTCGTCTGAAGCAACCACCCGGTTGGgggtgtatgtgtgtgtgaaggAAGGCAAAAGTGCCGTCTTACCAAACGTCTGGCCGAAGCCCTTGCCCACAGCCCCCGAGGATTCCGAATAGTTGACCGGCACGCCCAGAGACGATaggacctcgccctcggtgAGGTAGCCGTACATATGCGGCGCCGGGAAGGGGTCGTTTCGGTCGTGGCCGATGTCGTACCACCCCTTGCCGTCCGGGATCGTCTGGTACAGCATCGCGGCGCTGTATCCGCACTCCTCGAGGAACAGCCAGCACACCTCGGTGGCGTTCGTCTTGACGCCCTTGGCGACGAGCGGGCCGTGTTCCTTGAGGGCCTCTTGGCACCCGAGAATGAGGTCTCGGCAGCCGTCCGGCCGCGTCCAGTTGTGCAACAGCCGGTCGTGGATGGATTGGTTGAAGACCTGGATGCCGTACGTCTTTTTTTTGCGCGTCTCGCAAGTCAGCCATCGTCTCTCCATGACCAGCCAATTCTCAAAATCTCAATGGCCAAATCGGGGGGCAGATGAGCCATTTGACAAGGGTTTATTTTGCCACTCCACTCACGTTGTTGTAGGGAAAGGTGATCCACGATTCGCcctggacggcgaggtcgatgaGGCCGTTGACGATACCGAGCGTGTCGAGGTGGATGTACCGCGCGTTCCTCTCGGCCGACGACCCGTCCCGGATGCGCTCGTTCTGCGCCTGGAAGTGCCGGAAGATGCCCGGCGCGTAGTGCCCGCCGTACGACTCGGCCCAGAGGCTGACGCGGTCGTCGGCAGGGCGGTAGCCGGGGAACTCGAAGAACCAGGTCTGGGCAAAGTGCCACAGCGCGTGCGCCGCGTGCGCCGTCGTGTTGGCCGTGTGCGAGGTCTCCTGGCTCGACGCCGTGCCGTACCGGTACGTGTAGTTCCCGGCCTCCGGCAGGctcccgccgtcgccgaagTCGGCCGGGTACATGTGCATGCCGGGGCCGAGGTCCGGGTCCAGGGCCTCGTGGATCGTGACGTTGGTGGGCGTGTCGTAGGAGAAGCCGACCTGGGTGGGCTGGTCGATGTAGAGGAGGTTGACCTCGTTGTTCCAGCTCCAGGGGTTCAGGCGCGTCGTCTTGGAGTCCTCGTTGACGAAGCAGGGGCCGTTCTCCTCCAGGAGGCCCATGATGGACGAcccgccggggccgccgtTGAGCCAGATGGCCAACGGGGCGTTCTCGGGTGCCTTGCGGGCCTCGAAGAACCAGAAGAAGCTGTGGTGAGAAGATTGTCAGTTGGGGGGGGCCCGCCCAGGTCAGAACTCGTGCTTCAATTTTTCACAGGGAACTCTCACGTGTTGATCGGGTAGTCCTGcgcttcgccgtcgacgtcgtccagaATGCCGGGAGGCAGATGCACGTAGCCGGCGTACGACTTGACGCCCGGCGTCGTCTCACAGATGCCGGGCTGATGTTTGAGCGAGGACCGTTAGTGGGCTGCCGTCATCAAGCGGGCTTGGAGAGCAACCGAACCGACAGCTTACCTCCTTGTACGAGATGGTGACATTCTGGTGGAATTTGGACTTGAGCACCTTGATTCCCTCGGGCGTGGGCGGGAactgcgccgccgcgagccCGACGAGCCCGCCGAGCAACAAGGGCAGCATCATCTTTGACATGAAGCTCCAATGCTTATGTTGTATGCAGCACACAAAACCCGGGCTCTCGAGCTTTGATGAGGGTTGACAATGATGCTATATGAACAGGAGGATTGCGTTGCCTCGTGCGTATGACGTGACGCGTTGGCCGCGTCCTGAAGGATCACAGAAGCGATTTGACGAGTGGAGTTCCCCCGGTTCACTTCTTATCCCTCCTCCAATCCCGAGATGCTGATTCGGTCAAGCCAGGCCATCCATCGACCTGCCTATCTCGGTCCGGGCGTCTCCGGGTTTGGGATCGGCAGTCCGGCACGCGGCTTCGGTGAAGCGTCATCAACAAACAGACAATGGGCTATCTCGAATGAGCGCAAGGGCTTTATTTGGTGTTTTGTTCTACCATAACATCATCACTTAGTGGTTAATGTCGACGTCCATTTCCTTTTGGCCCCTTGCGAGAACACTTGCTTCTCGTTCACATCAACACCCCCCCACCGCCCCCCCCACGTTGTTTGCAAGGAGAGCCATGCCATTAACACAATAGCGGAGAGCAAAGTACAGGGCAATCGTTCGTTCGATATGTCGAACACCCGGGCTTTCCACGCCATTTCCAGACCATTGCCCCGTAAGCGTTTAATGAGGTGTTGACGGGGAGTTAGGAAAACGCATCCCTCGACCTGGAGAGACGACACAAGTAACGGCAGCCCACGAGGCTCTTGACAAACAAATGTCAAGTCGAGAGCAAGTCGAGAGCAAAGTCGTTCTCGTTTCCTCTCGGCAAGTTTCCTCGACCTAGGTCGATTCGCCACCGATCCACCGCGTCCCCCACGCGCTCTCCGTCCGGTTCCTCCCGCCGCAGCGTCCAACGCTCTTCTCCGCCAGGAACTCGTCCACCTTGCCGGCCAAAGCATGGTGCGCCGTGTACGTGATGTGGCCCGAGTTGTACCAGAAGTACTCGCCGATCGGCTGGCACCCGTACGCGGCGTAGTTGGTCTCGATGTCCCACGCCTTGTACTGCGGGCAGAAGGACGTGGTGTTGGTGATGCCGTacgccgccgcgtcgtcaAAGACGCGCGTGAGCCAGCCGTACGTGTCGAAGACGAGCGCCGTCGCGCCGGGGTGCTTCTCCGAAAAGGCCCGGGCGGTCTGGTTGACGGCCTCGTTGTACGTCTTGATCATGGACGTGTTGGGGAGACGCGCCGGGTTCAGCTGAGAGGCGGGCTAATCGAAGAGGTTCAAGTCAGTCAGGAAAATACAGTCCCTAGGGGTGCGTGTCGGAGGTACATTACATTCTTGTCGAGGGGCGGCAGGTTTAGGAAGAGAAAGTGGCGGTACCCGGCCTCGTACACGGTCTCGAGCGCCGCGAactgctcggcgacgacggcggtgaagAGCTCCTCCCACGTGCTCAGCCCGTTGAAGGGGAGCTTGAAGCTGGCCATGTCGTTGATGTCGTTGATGCCGATCCACGACGCCACCAGCGTcttgccggcgtcggcgtcgatgacgggCTTCCCCCACGTGTCCCACTGTTCGATCTGCTTCTCGTACGAGATGGTGTGGTTCCAGTGCAAGGGTACGCTATTGTTTCTGGTGTTAGCACAGCAACGGCCGTCAAACcatcatcccatcccacAGAGCGCTTCACGTacaacgtcgtcgagatgtCGGCCCCCGCGTAGGCGAAGCCCCAGAGCTGCCTGTCGCAGTCTCAGGGGTACCCTTCCTTGCACCCCGTCAGCTCCTGGACCCAGTTCGGGCCGCCGGCGGACGAGGTGTTCTGGCCCGGGACGATgcggtcgccgaggagctgctccGGCGTGAAGGAGATGTTGAGCTGGGAGCCGATGAAGCTGTAGGCCCAGCGGCCCTCGGTCCCCTGGACGAACGTGTACGAGTCGCCAAAGGTGAGTCTGGGCGCgcgtgtgtgagtgtgtgtgtcaGTGCCAGTGGTCTCGCCAGCGAATaggcggtggaggtggagggtCTTTGCTTTCTTACACGTATTCTATGTTTTTCCAGTTGAAAGAGCTGTCAGGTGCCACCGGAGAGGCGAGaacggccgtcgaggccatccCCAGCAGAGTTGCAGTTGAGAATCTCATCTTCTTCCAAGTCCGTAGCAACGCTGGGTGTTTTTCACCAACCAAAGCGTCACTAAGTCTGAGTGAGGCCTTTGAGCGAAGAAAACACAACGTAAGACTCTGCAAGACTCCGAGTCACAATCATTGCAATTGTACCATCCTCGATATATCAGTAGTATTCCTCAATACCCagccccccctttccccatTTCCCACTTCCCCGCTCtctgggggggagggatggaaGCTTGTGGGGGAAGACATGCAGCGTTGAAAACCCGGCAGAATGGCGCCAACACATCCTGGAATCGCGGCTCGCAGGGGCCTGAGGGGCCTATGGCAGGCAGTCCTCGGCGGATGTATTCACGTCCACCAGTGAGGTTGGGTCAGTTGGCCGAGGGGGAAGCCCTTGCAAGTGAGCCCTGGGGTTGCTGTTAGCTGCATTCTTGACTCGGGTGTCGCTTCAATAGATGCCGAGTTGACGACCGGGCTTGGGAGTCTCTGCGTTGTCTCAAGACGTGCCTAGTCAAGAAACCGGCGGTTGAGACTGACAAGAGTTGATGAGGGGTTTAGGACAAGTCTCTTAAACAAGTGTTTCCTCACCTCAATATTGTCTTAGTCCTGTGTAAGGCGAAACAATCCTTGGTGAGAGACATGGGGTGTCAGTTAACGTCTAGTTATAAGTTACCCAAAGGATAAAAAACAATGTCATCAATACCATATTAGTGCAATCGTTTGCCAGTTCAGAGTTAACACTAAGTTTTTACTCAAAGAAACGGTGGTTTGTTTTCGTAAATATCTCAACTAATTCAACAAGATTATTGTCCCTACTGCAATGCTACGCTTAGCTATGCTCAAGTCGCTCAACCGGCCCGTTGTGTAGTTCTCCCTCATCCCGACGTCTCCATTCCGATGGTCAACCATTTCCCATGCTTCCTCACGCTTCCCATGCAGTCAACAGAGGTAGAACATACAAGACAGACATCCACAGACACCACAGCTTCGCCACGACATCGTCAGACTTCTCGTTCCGCCGCAGGaccgtcaacgccgccatcaaccCCCCCACGCCGACGGGCGCAACCCAGAACACAGGCCGCAGCCCCCAAAACATCGGACACGCGGCCGACCAGACCAAGACCGCGACGGCCAGCCCGCCGCGGGCGACCTTCTCGCCGTACAGCAGCGGGATCGTCTTGCGCCCGCGCGCCCTGTCCCCCTCCATGTCCGGGAAGTCCAGCGCCTGCACCGTCgtcgcgatggcggcgcccgTGACGGCGATCCAGGCCCACGAccgcggcagcagcgccgcgccGCTCAGGACCGCGAGCGAGCCGGCGCTGAAGCACATGATGCCGCCCGTGTTGATGGCGTTGCGCGCCCAGATGtcgatgctgctgccgtcgaggtcgttgTACATCCACAGcagcgtcgtcatcgacagCGTCGGCAGCAGCCCGCACCCCAGCGCGGCgctgacgccgacggccagcgGGACCGCGGCCAGGAGCAGCCTCTGCGCCTGGCCCGCCGTGAGGCGCTTCGCGGCGAGCGGGCGCCAGGGCTTGTTGAGCTCGTCTTCGATGATGGAGCTCTCGAGCCGCTGGTTCGAGATGCCGCAGACGACGAGGTGGAGCCAGATCCAGAAGACGGCCAGGGGTAGCCGCCGGGCGATCTCGAGGGCCGTCTGGCCGTGGCCCGCCGTGAGGGGCTCGCGGCA includes these proteins:
- a CDS encoding Serine carboxypeptidase; this translates as MSKMMLPLLLGGLVGLAAAQFPPTPEGIKVLKSKFHQNVTISYKEPGICETTPGVKSYAGYVHLPPGILDDVDGEAQDYPINTFFWFFEARKAPENAPLAIWLNGGPGGSSIMGLLEENGPCFVNEDSKTTRLNPWSWNNEVNLLYIDQPTQVGFSYDTPTNVTIHEALDPDLGPGMHMYPADFGDGGSLPEAGNYTYRYGTASSQETSHTANTTAHAAHALWHFAQTWFFEFPGYRPADDRVSLWAESYGGHYAPGIFRHFQAQNERIRDGSSAERNARYIHLDTLGIVNGLIDLAVQGESWITFPYNNVFNQSIHDRLLHNWTRPDGCRDLILGCQEALKEHGPLVAKGVKTNATEVCWLFLEECGYSAAMLYQTIPDGKGWYDIGHDRNDPFPAPHMYGYLTEGEVLSSLGVPVNYSESSGAVGKGFGQTFDMILGGFGESIGYLLDNGVKVHMMYGDRDYACNWVGGEKASLAIPYSRSAAFASAGYAPLITPDGVTGMTRQLGNYSFSRVFQAGHEVPAYQPVAAYEIFMRATFNRDIATGLVPVTDALATVGVRDTWHIKNAPPPPPDPICYVLKPETCRPEVWERVADGTARVKDWYVVGGVGDDGDDDDDVDAQSGRSDGQVSEEL
- a CDS encoding Lysophospholipase a; the protein is MASTAVLASPVAPDSSFNWKNIEYVLTFGDSYTFVQGTEGRWAYSFIGSQLNISFTPEQLLGDRIVPGQNTSSAGGPNWVQELTGCKEGVPLHWNHTISYEKQIEQWDTWGKPVIDADAGKTLVASWIGINDINDMASFKLPFNGLSTWEELFTAVVAEQFAALETVYEAGYRHFLFLNLPPLDKNPASQLNPARLPNTSMIKTYNEAVNQTARAFSEKHPGATALVFDTYGWLTRVFDDAAAYGITNTTSFCPQYKAWDIETNYAAYGCQPIGEYFWYNSGHITYTAHHALAGKVDEFLAEKSVGRCGGRNRTESAWGTRWIGGEST
- a CDS encoding UbiA prenyltransferase, with protein sequence MAAGIEGSPLLEKPLGASSSGLVKLAPEGMKPQAVFHLKTLYLFTKSDIKTVLAPQIIFILSAVLCREPLTAGHGQTALEIARRLPLAVFWIWLHLVVCGISNQRLESSIIEDELNKPWRPLAAKRLTAGQAQRLLLAAVPLAVGVSAALGCGLLPTLSMTTLLWMYNDLDGSSIDIWARNAINTGGIMCFSAGSLAVLSGAALLPRSWAWIAVTGAAIATTVQALDFPDMEGDRARGRKTIPLLYGEKVARGGLAVAVLVWSAACPMFWGLRPVFWVAPVGVGGLMAALTVLRRNEKSDDVVAKLWCLWMSVLYVLPLLTAWEA